A genome region from Thermoanaerobacterium xylanolyticum LX-11 includes the following:
- a CDS encoding threonine/serine exporter family protein, producing the protein MIQQIFFGFLATAGFAFLFNVPLDAIVVSGLSGAVGWAGYLLVMKIYPSIIAATFIASLFIGIMGEIFAQKKKYPTTIFVIPGIIPLVPGAYSYKTVLAIIQGNNKQAFDLGLQTIGIALAIAAGLMFVISFSRIMRR; encoded by the coding sequence ATGATACAGCAGATTTTCTTTGGATTTTTAGCAACAGCAGGATTTGCATTTTTATTCAATGTGCCACTTGATGCCATCGTAGTATCGGGACTTTCAGGTGCAGTGGGATGGGCAGGTTACCTACTTGTCATGAAGATATATCCTTCCATCATCGCCGCTACATTTATAGCATCGCTTTTTATAGGCATAATGGGGGAAATATTCGCTCAAAAGAAGAAGTACCCCACCACCATATTTGTCATTCCAGGCATAATACCTCTTGTTCCTGGTGCGTATTCCTACAAGACTGTCCTTGCCATAATCCAGGGCAATAATAAACAGGCCTTTGATTTAGGCCTGCAAACCATCGGCATCGCTTTGGCAATAGCCGCCGGACTTATGTTTGTGATCTCATTTTCCAGGATTATGAGACGGTAA
- a CDS encoding sensor histidine kinase: MSIRFKLIISYMMLVFISFSIIGVFFNLMIRDFLINEARQNLIRQGTVIQRLYNGRISTPEALQSIRYMPKFWVGGRILDGDLIVVDLNGDIVYSSRQNPFGGGNRIEYAILDKITKEGSYNSIKIGNTDVVAAVFPIISNLNGKVIGSIVMYTLVKGIKIASLQIVGVLLKGILLSGIVSLIIGYFLSKSISAPIAKLTEVVEKIKDKKFGEKVNIKSDGEIKLLADAFNEMSVELRNYYTSQRRFLQNASHELKTPLMSIQGYAEGIKDGVIEKDDIPKSLDIIIDESKRLRDIVNDLMYLTKIETNQEGIKKHKEYLKDIFEECIEKIMPQLNKKNIKISLSGDDVNVKCDRTKLMQAFMNILSNGVRYAKTSIDIEIKKIKDYVEVKIKNDGRKFTEEELKNMFERFYKGDEGETGLGLAITKAIIEWHEGTIEAFNTDGGVCFLIKLMLCR; this comes from the coding sequence ATGTCTATCAGGTTTAAACTTATAATTTCATATATGATGCTGGTATTCATCTCTTTCTCTATAATAGGTGTATTTTTTAATCTGATGATAAGGGATTTTTTGATAAATGAAGCCAGGCAAAACCTCATAAGGCAAGGAACTGTCATTCAGCGGCTTTACAATGGAAGGATAAGCACTCCAGAGGCGCTGCAATCCATAAGGTACATGCCTAAGTTTTGGGTGGGAGGAAGGATTTTGGATGGCGACCTTATAGTTGTCGATTTAAACGGCGATATTGTGTATTCATCAAGGCAAAATCCCTTCGGCGGAGGGAATAGGATAGAATACGCAATACTTGACAAAATAACAAAAGAAGGCTCCTACAACAGCATAAAGATTGGAAACACAGATGTGGTAGCTGCAGTTTTTCCAATAATAAGCAACTTAAACGGAAAAGTCATCGGCTCTATCGTCATGTACACGCTTGTAAAAGGCATAAAGATAGCATCCCTTCAGATAGTAGGTGTCTTGCTAAAGGGTATTTTGCTTTCTGGCATTGTATCATTGATAATAGGCTACTTTCTTTCAAAGTCAATCTCTGCCCCTATTGCAAAGCTTACAGAAGTGGTAGAGAAAATAAAGGATAAGAAGTTTGGAGAGAAGGTAAACATAAAGTCAGATGGGGAGATAAAACTTTTGGCAGATGCCTTTAATGAAATGTCTGTGGAGCTTAGGAATTATTACACATCTCAGAGGCGGTTTTTGCAAAATGCTTCACATGAGCTAAAGACTCCACTTATGTCTATACAAGGTTATGCAGAAGGCATAAAAGATGGTGTCATAGAAAAAGACGATATACCAAAATCACTTGATATAATCATAGATGAAAGCAAAAGGCTGAGAGATATAGTAAACGACTTGATGTACCTTACAAAAATCGAAACAAATCAAGAAGGCATAAAAAAGCACAAAGAGTATTTAAAGGACATTTTTGAAGAATGTATAGAAAAGATAATGCCTCAGCTAAACAAGAAAAACATAAAAATAAGTTTAAGTGGCGACGATGTAAATGTAAAATGCGACAGAACAAAGCTTATGCAGGCTTTTATGAATATATTAAGCAATGGCGTAAGGTATGCAAAGACGTCTATTGATATAGAAATAAAGAAGATAAAGGATTATGTGGAGGTAAAGATAAAAAACGACGGAAGGAAGTTTACTGAAGAAGAGCTAAAAAACATGTTTGAGAGATTTTATAAAGGTGATGAAGGTGAGACAGGCTTAGGACTGGCTATAACTAAAGCTATAATCGAATGGCATGAAGGCACCATAGAAGCATTCAATACAGATGGTGGCGTATGCTTTTTAATAAAACTAATGTTGTGTAGGTAA
- a CDS encoding response regulator transcription factor, whose product MPELIYIVDDDKNIRDLMVKYVEKEGYTVKSFENAEAVLDNFEKDKPDMLILDIMMPGMDGYELCRQIRKKSDVPIIIVSARDEDLDKILGLELGSDDYIAKPFSPRELIARMKSVFRRVKMPKRNDEIRIKDIVIVPDERKVIYNGEEIGFTSMEFELIQFLAQNANKAFTREQLLEKVWKYDSFTETRAVDDMVKRIRKKLQSYGCEFNISTIWGYGYKVES is encoded by the coding sequence ATGCCAGAACTTATATATATAGTAGACGATGATAAAAATATAAGAGATCTCATGGTTAAGTACGTCGAAAAGGAAGGATATACTGTAAAATCATTTGAAAATGCTGAAGCGGTTTTAGATAACTTTGAAAAAGACAAGCCTGACATGCTTATATTGGATATAATGATGCCAGGCATGGATGGATATGAGCTTTGCAGACAGATAAGGAAAAAAAGCGACGTGCCGATAATAATCGTTTCAGCGAGAGATGAAGATTTGGACAAAATATTGGGATTGGAATTAGGCTCAGATGATTACATTGCAAAGCCATTTTCACCGCGAGAGCTTATAGCGAGGATGAAATCTGTATTTAGAAGGGTTAAAATGCCTAAGAGAAACGATGAGATAAGGATAAAGGATATCGTCATTGTGCCTGATGAGAGGAAAGTAATATACAATGGCGAAGAAATAGGATTTACTTCTATGGAATTTGAGCTTATACAATTTTTGGCCCAAAATGCCAATAAAGCTTTCACAAGAGAACAGCTTTTAGAGAAAGTATGGAAGTACGACTCTTTCACTGAGACGAGGGCTGTTGACGACATGGTGAAACGGATAAGGAAAAAACTGCAAAGTTATGGGTGTGAATTTAACATATCGACTATTTGGGGATATGGGTATAAGGTGGAATCGTGA
- a CDS encoding Nramp family divalent metal transporter: MTKRKTFLTNLLIFLSILGPGIITGSVDNDAGGITTYSVAGATYGYKLLWTLIPSFIVLIVIQEMNARMGVVTGKGLADLIRENFGVRVTFFIFLGLLIADIGNTATEFAGVAGSMEIFGISKYIMVPLAALAVWLLIVKGNYTVAEKVFLIFSVFLLSYVISALLSHPDWKAVGESLIKPTMSFKTDYLSMVIGIVGTTIAPWMQFYMQSSVIEKGIKIDDYKYTIWDVVIGCIATVVVAFFIIVACASTLNVNGIKINEAKDAAMALKPLAGELASGVFAFGLFIASIFSAAILPVATAFYICEAFGFEAGIDKRLDEAPEFYTLFTAIIIIAVAIILIPHAPLITITIWTQVLNGILLPVVLISMMLLVNNKEIMGKYVNSPVKNLIGWTTTIVLISLTAILMVFSFI; the protein is encoded by the coding sequence GTGACAAAGAGGAAAACTTTTTTGACTAATTTATTGATATTTTTGTCAATTTTGGGGCCTGGTATAATCACAGGAAGTGTCGACAATGATGCAGGTGGCATAACCACGTATTCTGTGGCAGGTGCTACCTATGGATATAAACTGCTTTGGACATTGATACCGTCATTTATCGTCTTAATCGTCATTCAGGAGATGAACGCCAGGATGGGCGTCGTGACAGGAAAAGGGTTGGCAGATCTTATAAGGGAAAACTTCGGCGTAAGAGTGACGTTCTTCATCTTTCTCGGACTGCTTATTGCAGATATTGGAAATACTGCTACGGAGTTTGCCGGTGTGGCAGGCAGCATGGAAATCTTCGGCATAAGCAAGTATATAATGGTACCATTGGCTGCTTTAGCGGTATGGCTTTTGATCGTTAAAGGTAATTATACTGTAGCGGAAAAAGTGTTTTTGATATTTAGCGTTTTTTTGTTGTCATACGTCATATCAGCCCTTCTGTCACATCCAGATTGGAAGGCTGTAGGTGAGTCCCTTATAAAACCCACCATGTCATTTAAAACAGATTATTTAAGTATGGTAATAGGAATTGTAGGTACTACGATAGCTCCTTGGATGCAATTTTACATGCAATCATCTGTTATAGAAAAGGGCATAAAGATAGATGATTATAAGTACACAATCTGGGACGTTGTGATAGGTTGTATCGCAACAGTTGTCGTAGCTTTTTTCATAATAGTTGCCTGTGCATCGACTCTCAATGTGAATGGCATAAAAATAAATGAGGCAAAGGATGCAGCCATGGCTTTAAAGCCGCTGGCTGGTGAGCTGGCATCAGGCGTATTCGCATTTGGGCTTTTTATAGCATCTATCTTTTCCGCCGCTATACTTCCAGTGGCCACGGCATTTTACATCTGTGAAGCATTTGGCTTTGAAGCAGGCATAGACAAAAGGCTTGATGAAGCGCCAGAATTTTATACGCTTTTTACAGCCATAATTATAATAGCCGTTGCGATTATATTGATTCCACATGCGCCGCTTATTACAATCACTATATGGACGCAGGTTTTAAATGGAATCTTGTTGCCAGTGGTTTTGATTTCCATGATGCTGCTTGTAAACAATAAAGAGATAATGGGGAAATACGTAAATAGCCCAGTGAAAAATTTAATAGGATGGACTACCACAATAGTATTGATATCATTGACTGCCATCCTCATGGTTTTTTCATTTATTTAA
- a CDS encoding magnesium transporter, translating to MPILSLYLSRILGNKILLKNGEILGKLKDIGVSTALTHPIAISMLVKTKSGVKEYKWENIKITKKFGQYELMCTNPVEAHNLKDILYLSKNVLDKQIIDVNGRKVVRVNDIRLALLDKGLFAIAVDIGIEGILRRLGFAKPLKKILKRFGKTISSKFILWEDIETITRSRENIMLSKTYHKLATLHPSDLADIIEDLDLKAGIDIFSSLEHGRAADVLEEMETDTQRSILNELPVSKAADILEEMPADEVADILDDLNEEKVEELLNEMENNASLEVRELMEYPEYAVGSLMTTDFVAFENTLSVEEAIRELRLLKPDEDIIYYIYIVDESNRLLGAVTLRDLVISEPNTPLNEIMNKDIIYARDMDSIKSLIKTVTKYNLVAIPVVDEDMKLLGTVLINDIIYELMRSGKTFARR from the coding sequence ATGCCAATTTTAAGCCTTTATTTAAGCAGGATTTTAGGCAATAAGATATTGCTTAAAAACGGTGAGATCTTAGGTAAGCTTAAGGATATTGGAGTTTCAACGGCGTTGACGCATCCGATTGCAATATCCATGTTGGTAAAGACGAAGTCTGGCGTCAAAGAGTACAAGTGGGAAAACATAAAGATAACGAAAAAATTTGGGCAGTACGAACTTATGTGCACTAATCCAGTAGAGGCACATAACCTTAAAGATATTTTGTACTTGTCGAAAAATGTCTTAGATAAGCAGATTATCGACGTAAATGGAAGAAAAGTAGTAAGAGTCAATGACATAAGGTTGGCGCTTTTAGATAAAGGCTTGTTTGCGATTGCTGTCGATATAGGCATTGAAGGCATATTGAGACGACTTGGCTTTGCAAAGCCTTTAAAGAAGATTTTAAAGAGATTTGGTAAAACAATATCCAGTAAATTTATACTTTGGGAAGATATAGAGACGATTACTCGCTCAAGAGAAAACATAATGTTGTCAAAGACGTATCATAAATTGGCAACACTTCACCCTTCTGACCTTGCGGACATCATAGAAGATCTGGATTTAAAGGCCGGTATAGATATATTTTCCAGTTTAGAGCATGGAAGAGCTGCAGATGTGCTGGAAGAAATGGAGACAGATACTCAAAGAAGCATATTAAACGAGCTGCCTGTTTCTAAAGCTGCGGACATCTTGGAAGAAATGCCTGCAGATGAAGTTGCAGACATACTTGACGATCTGAATGAAGAAAAAGTGGAAGAGCTCTTAAATGAGATGGAGAACAATGCGTCGTTGGAAGTCAGGGAGCTGATGGAGTACCCTGAGTACGCTGTTGGTAGCTTGATGACGACTGACTTTGTGGCATTTGAAAATACGCTTTCCGTTGAGGAGGCAATACGGGAGCTTAGGCTTTTAAAACCAGACGAAGATATCATTTATTACATCTATATAGTTGATGAGTCAAACAGGCTTTTAGGTGCGGTTACACTTAGAGATTTGGTGATTTCAGAGCCTAACACCCCATTAAATGAAATTATGAATAAAGACATCATCTATGCTCGTGATATGGATTCAATAAAATCCCTCATAAAGACAGTGACGAAGTACAATTTGGTAGCGATTCCTGTTGTAGATGAAGATATGAAGCTATTAGGCACTGTCCTTATAAATGATATAATATACGAACTTATGAGAAGTGGAAAGACATTTGCAAGGAGGTAG
- a CDS encoding Crp/Fnr family transcriptional regulator: MGDYDYLRKIPYFNVLSEKSLFEISKIALVKEYKKNTVIFYEGDEGDAIYFVKKGKVKISKISQQGKEHIIRIMEDGDIFAESLLFIGGKYPATAEAIEDSKIIVLKNKDIENLILSNNEVALGIIKLMAKRLQNVAVIIENLALKDSLGRTVSILLTFAREKGIQGKDGIAIELNLNRQDLANMVGTSRENMTRILSQLDKEGVIKLERHAIVIKDVNALKNLS; this comes from the coding sequence ATGGGTGATTACGATTATTTAAGAAAGATACCGTACTTCAATGTCTTAAGTGAGAAATCTCTATTTGAGATCAGTAAAATAGCTTTGGTGAAGGAGTACAAAAAAAACACCGTCATTTTTTACGAAGGTGATGAAGGTGACGCCATTTATTTTGTAAAAAAAGGCAAAGTCAAGATATCTAAAATATCACAACAGGGAAAAGAACATATAATAAGAATAATGGAGGATGGAGATATTTTTGCTGAATCCCTTCTGTTTATAGGTGGTAAGTATCCAGCCACTGCAGAGGCCATAGAGGATTCAAAGATTATTGTGCTTAAAAATAAAGACATAGAAAATTTGATATTGAGCAACAATGAAGTAGCCTTAGGCATAATAAAACTCATGGCAAAAAGACTCCAAAATGTGGCGGTCATAATAGAGAACTTAGCGCTTAAAGATTCTCTCGGCAGGACGGTTTCTATTCTTTTGACGTTTGCCCGAGAAAAAGGCATACAAGGCAAAGATGGGATAGCAATAGAATTAAACCTAAATAGACAAGATCTTGCTAACATGGTAGGCACGTCTCGAGAAAATATGACAAGAATCTTAAGCCAGTTAGACAAAGAAGGTGTCATAAAGCTTGAAAGACATGCTATAGTAATAAAAGATGTAAATGCATTAAAAAATTTGTCATAA
- the dnaB gene encoding replicative DNA helicase, with translation MEWNKIPPQNIEAEQAVLGAMLLSRDAIIDASEIVKADDFYKESNKKLFTIMMDMFEKNIPVDLVTVVDELRRQNMLEAVGGLDYITNLSSSIVTTANVSYYAKMIREKATLRRLIQASSEIMELSYEGGDLHDVLDTAEQKIFDIAQGRNTENFYPIKDVLMDTFYNIENLYKNKGHLTGVPSGFPDLDLKTSGFQPSDFILLAARPSMGKTSFALNIAENAALALKKPVAIFSLEMSKEQLVSRLICSTANIDSQKLRTGNLDDDDWPRLAAAMAPLSTAPIYIDDTPGISVMDIRAKCRRLKLEKGLSLVLIDYLQLMQGRGNSESRQQEVSEISRSLKGLARELQVPIITLSQLSRAPEARSDHRPILSDLRESGAIEQDADIVMFLYRDDYYNKDSEKKNIAELIIAKHRNGPTGTIELLWMGQYTKFVSIDKYRTE, from the coding sequence ATGGAGTGGAATAAAATCCCTCCTCAAAATATAGAGGCAGAACAGGCTGTCTTAGGTGCAATGCTTTTGTCCAGAGATGCCATAATCGATGCATCAGAGATAGTAAAAGCAGATGATTTTTACAAAGAGTCAAATAAAAAGCTTTTTACCATAATGATGGATATGTTTGAAAAGAACATACCTGTCGATTTGGTTACGGTGGTTGATGAGCTGAGAAGGCAAAATATGCTGGAGGCTGTAGGCGGGCTTGACTACATAACAAATTTGTCATCCAGCATAGTAACTACTGCAAACGTGTCGTATTACGCAAAGATGATTAGAGAGAAAGCGACTTTGAGGCGTCTCATCCAAGCATCATCAGAGATAATGGAGTTAAGCTATGAGGGTGGAGATCTTCACGATGTGTTGGATACGGCTGAGCAGAAAATATTCGACATAGCACAAGGCAGAAATACCGAAAATTTTTATCCTATTAAAGATGTGTTGATGGACACATTTTACAACATAGAAAATCTTTATAAAAATAAAGGACATCTTACCGGGGTACCATCTGGCTTTCCTGATTTAGACTTAAAGACGTCTGGTTTTCAGCCGTCTGATTTTATACTTCTTGCTGCAAGGCCATCTATGGGCAAAACGTCGTTTGCATTAAATATTGCGGAAAATGCTGCATTGGCACTTAAAAAACCCGTCGCCATATTCAGTCTTGAGATGTCTAAAGAGCAGCTTGTAAGTAGGCTAATATGCTCTACGGCAAACATAGACAGTCAAAAGCTTAGGACGGGAAATTTAGATGACGACGACTGGCCAAGGCTTGCTGCTGCAATGGCTCCTCTTTCCACAGCCCCAATATACATTGATGATACACCGGGTATATCAGTCATGGACATAAGGGCAAAGTGTCGAAGACTGAAGCTGGAGAAGGGCTTGTCTTTAGTGTTAATAGATTATTTGCAGCTTATGCAAGGAAGGGGAAACTCGGAAAGCCGTCAGCAGGAGGTTTCTGAAATATCAAGGTCATTAAAAGGCCTTGCAAGGGAACTGCAAGTTCCTATAATAACACTTTCGCAGTTATCTCGCGCACCTGAAGCCAGATCCGATCACAGGCCAATTTTAAGCGATTTAAGAGAGTCAGGTGCAATTGAGCAGGACGCTGATATAGTCATGTTTCTTTACAGAGATGATTATTACAACAAGGATTCTGAAAAGAAAAACATCGCAGAGCTTATCATAGCAAAGCACAGAAACGGTCCTACAGGTACCATAGAGCTTCTGTGGATGGGCCAGTACACGAAATTTGTAAGCATAGATAAATACAGGACAGAGTAG
- a CDS encoding methyl-accepting chemotaxis protein, with the protein MRSVFWRLMLSFIVVDLIPLAGTYHYVLNDKGAGVFIFVAAASLLLSILFSIYISFTITKPIARLKEGFKKLSDGNFNANVAKGRNDEIGSLIESYNQMVDKVKGIIKNVTEFAKSAEATVSKFTESIEEANNTFTQIAKAVEEIAQGSSEQAKDASNAAEMAQKMGQNIDESANYFKAVEESTNNANRISQNGIETIKSLKDKTAETKNSIDSVVTEINELQSNSRQIEKIIEVITGISDQTNLLALNAAIEAARAGEAGKGFAVVAEEVRNLAEQSREAAAEIAKIISTIKQKTDATVQQASAVKEIADEQSDQVETTAQAFNEIKSSIDTITKNTRVLNDAVVGLTEYKNEIISSIENISAVSEETAASTEEVSASTEEQSKFIQDIKDNLEGLLSTVRELDKELSKITVS; encoded by the coding sequence ATGAGAAGTGTATTTTGGAGACTGATGCTTTCTTTTATAGTTGTAGATCTTATTCCTCTTGCAGGAACATATCACTACGTATTGAATGACAAAGGTGCCGGTGTGTTTATTTTTGTAGCTGCAGCATCGCTTTTATTATCAATATTATTTTCAATATACATATCTTTTACGATTACGAAGCCTATAGCAAGACTTAAAGAGGGGTTTAAAAAGCTTTCAGACGGCAATTTCAATGCCAATGTTGCAAAAGGCCGCAATGATGAGATTGGCTCTTTGATAGAAAGCTACAATCAGATGGTGGATAAGGTTAAAGGCATAATCAAAAATGTCACTGAATTTGCAAAGAGTGCAGAAGCTACAGTAAGCAAGTTTACAGAGTCAATAGAGGAAGCAAACAATACATTTACTCAGATAGCCAAAGCAGTAGAAGAAATAGCACAAGGTTCTTCTGAACAGGCGAAAGATGCTTCAAATGCAGCAGAAATGGCTCAAAAGATGGGTCAAAACATAGACGAATCTGCAAATTACTTTAAAGCTGTTGAAGAGTCTACAAACAATGCCAATAGAATAAGTCAAAACGGCATAGAGACCATAAAGTCACTTAAGGACAAGACGGCAGAGACGAAAAACTCCATCGATAGTGTCGTGACAGAAATAAATGAATTGCAGTCTAACTCAAGGCAGATAGAGAAGATCATAGAAGTAATTACAGGTATATCCGATCAGACAAACTTGCTGGCTTTGAATGCAGCCATTGAGGCCGCAAGAGCTGGTGAAGCAGGCAAAGGATTTGCAGTTGTTGCTGAAGAAGTGAGAAACTTAGCTGAACAGTCAAGAGAAGCTGCGGCTGAGATAGCAAAGATAATAAGCACTATAAAACAAAAGACAGATGCTACAGTGCAGCAAGCAAGCGCTGTTAAAGAAATAGCAGATGAGCAATCAGATCAAGTTGAAACTACAGCACAAGCGTTTAACGAAATAAAGTCCTCTATCGATACAATAACGAAAAATACGCGAGTCTTGAATGATGCTGTAGTAGGTCTTACTGAGTACAAAAATGAAATAATATCTTCTATTGAAAACATATCTGCGGTTTCAGAGGAAACTGCTGCATCGACAGAAGAAGTATCAGCATCAACAGAGGAGCAGTCTAAGTTCATACAAGACATAAAGGATAATCTTGAGGGCTTATTATCCACTGTAAGAGAGCTTGATAAGGAGCTTTCAAAGATTACCGTCTCATAA
- a CDS encoding XapX domain-containing protein, with protein sequence MKASILALFTGFLVGVVFSFLKLPLPAPNVLPGIAGIVGIYLGGQLFVYLMRFLGR encoded by the coding sequence TTGAAAGCGTCGATTTTAGCATTATTTACGGGTTTTTTGGTAGGCGTGGTTTTCTCATTTTTAAAGCTGCCATTGCCTGCGCCAAACGTTCTTCCAGGTATTGCAGGAATTGTAGGCATATACTTAGGCGGTCAGCTATTTGTCTATCTGATGAGGTTTTTAGGTAGATAG
- a CDS encoding NAD(P)/FAD-dependent oxidoreductase has protein sequence MKSYDVIIVGGGPAGLFTSLELVKENSGLSILLLEKGRNIRGRLCPISQYGSKCANCKPCSITCGIGGAGAFSDGKLTLTSDYGGVLDEYIPKGELNELIKYVDDIYVNFGGTKEVHGTDKAKIREIEKRAAAADLKLIPAVIKHLGTEKCYDIIKNIEDYLMDKIEIKIKKMVKEILTDGGKACGVVTEDGEKYYSKYVVVVPGREGADWFKKESERLSLETKNNAVDVGVRVEIPAVVMEDITDVVYESKFIYYSKSFDDRVRTFCMNPYGKVVVENNDGLKTVNGHSYKDIKTDNTNFAILVSKEFTEPFKEPIAYGKYIASLANMLGDGVIVQRLGDLLSGRRSTPERLKRGLVEPTLKDATPGDLSLVLPYRFLQSIVEMLKALDKVSPGIYSKHTLLYGVEVKFYSSRVKLTNKFETQIENLFAAGDGAGITRGLAQASVSGIVVAREILNRVK, from the coding sequence ATGAAATCATATGATGTAATAATAGTAGGAGGCGGTCCGGCAGGACTTTTTACATCCCTGGAATTGGTGAAAGAAAATAGTGGACTTAGTATATTGCTTTTAGAAAAAGGCAGGAACATAAGAGGTAGACTTTGTCCCATAAGCCAGTATGGCTCGAAGTGTGCAAACTGCAAACCATGTTCTATAACTTGTGGTATAGGTGGTGCAGGTGCATTTAGCGATGGAAAGCTGACTTTGACATCTGATTATGGTGGAGTATTGGATGAATATATACCAAAAGGTGAGTTAAATGAGCTTATAAAGTATGTGGATGATATTTACGTAAACTTTGGAGGCACGAAAGAAGTACATGGCACTGATAAAGCTAAAATAAGGGAGATAGAAAAAAGAGCTGCTGCGGCAGACTTAAAGTTAATCCCTGCTGTCATAAAGCATTTAGGGACTGAAAAGTGCTACGACATAATAAAAAATATAGAAGATTACTTGATGGATAAAATAGAGATAAAGATTAAAAAGATGGTCAAAGAAATATTGACAGACGGTGGCAAGGCGTGTGGCGTCGTCACAGAGGATGGCGAAAAGTACTACTCAAAGTATGTGGTAGTAGTGCCTGGAAGGGAAGGAGCAGACTGGTTTAAAAAGGAATCTGAGAGATTGTCGTTGGAGACTAAAAACAATGCAGTTGATGTTGGTGTGAGAGTAGAGATTCCTGCTGTTGTGATGGAGGATATAACCGATGTCGTTTATGAGTCAAAGTTTATATACTACTCCAAATCATTTGATGACAGGGTTAGGACGTTTTGCATGAATCCATATGGGAAAGTAGTAGTAGAAAACAACGATGGCCTAAAAACCGTAAATGGACACAGCTATAAAGACATAAAGACAGACAATACAAACTTTGCCATATTGGTAAGCAAAGAATTTACGGAGCCTTTTAAAGAACCTATAGCTTACGGAAAGTACATCGCATCCCTTGCTAATATGCTAGGAGATGGTGTAATCGTGCAAAGACTTGGAGATCTTTTGTCGGGGAGAAGGTCAACTCCGGAAAGGCTTAAAAGAGGGCTTGTAGAACCTACTCTTAAAGATGCTACACCTGGAGATCTAAGTCTCGTATTGCCTTATAGATTCCTCCAGTCTATAGTGGAAATGCTTAAGGCTCTCGACAAAGTGTCGCCAGGGATATATTCGAAACATACGCTTTTATACGGTGTGGAAGTTAAGTTTTATTCTTCAAGGGTGAAACTTACAAATAAATTTGAGACTCAGATAGAAAATTTGTTTGCTGCCGGTGACGGTGCAGGCATAACAAGAGGACTTGCACAAGCATCTGTGTCAGGTATCGTTGTGGCGAGGGAAATTTTAAATAGAGTAAAGTAG
- a CDS encoding threonine/serine ThrE exporter family protein, whose product MNHEDLLKFAVIAGKTILENGGETYRSEDTIERMLNNKVERVETFVTPTGIFASIENNGKIETTITRVKQRDSDLNKVALVNDLSRRFSKESLDTLDFSKYTDELIKIRSKGKYSYLLRVFFAGVAAASSGMLLGSTIRDFIPTFITATMLQCIVTYFEGLRLSTFIINIIGGAFAALLGLAFSHFAIGTLNGIIIGSIVTLLPGVAITNAVRDAIWGDLVSAVSRGVEAGMSAISIAAGVGFVLNIWYVIGGKL is encoded by the coding sequence TTGAACCATGAAGATCTCCTAAAATTCGCTGTAATAGCCGGAAAAACAATACTTGAAAACGGCGGTGAAACGTATAGAAGTGAAGACACCATAGAAAGGATGCTTAATAATAAAGTTGAGAGAGTAGAGACATTTGTAACCCCTACAGGAATCTTTGCTTCTATTGAAAACAACGGAAAAATAGAAACAACGATAACAAGAGTCAAACAGAGGGATAGCGACTTAAACAAAGTCGCTCTTGTCAACGATTTGTCCAGAAGATTTAGCAAAGAAAGTTTAGATACACTCGACTTTTCAAAATACACAGATGAACTTATAAAAATTAGGTCAAAAGGCAAATACAGCTATTTATTGAGAGTTTTCTTTGCAGGCGTTGCTGCAGCATCATCTGGCATGCTTTTAGGCAGCACCATAAGGGATTTCATTCCTACGTTCATAACAGCTACAATGCTTCAGTGTATTGTAACGTATTTTGAAGGGCTGCGCCTTTCTACATTCATAATAAACATCATAGGCGGTGCTTTTGCCGCATTATTAGGTTTAGCATTTTCTCACTTTGCAATAGGCACTTTAAATGGCATAATAATAGGGTCAATCGTCACATTGCTTCCGGGGGTAGCCATAACGAATGCAGTCAGAGATGCTATATGGGGTGACTTGGTTTCAGCCGTGTCAAGAGGCGTTGAAGCCGGAATGTCTGCCATAAGTATAGCTGCTGGAGTAGGATTCGTTCTAAATATTTGGTACGTGATTGGAGGCAAATTATGA